In a genomic window of Callithrix jacchus isolate 240 chromosome 22, calJac240_pri, whole genome shotgun sequence:
- the FLT3LG gene encoding fms-related tyrosine kinase 3 ligand isoform X2 yields MKSFHRNWCRRRKPGGGSGGNSAISKSHTRGGEAQGRAGQGLGHGCPRLVLLSLPRPSRRRHEGPPAEMTVLVPAWSPTTRLLLLLLLSSELSGTQDCSFQFSPISSDFAAKIRELSDYLLQDYPVTVASNLQDVSHVGRDLGWRWGPQTQDAPPRRVHNLVLPSAKPGIRVPCPSSLGPSSPGPAPPPSDPWVLPLGGALRRPLAAGPGTALDGAAQDCGWVQDARLAGAREHGDTLCHQMCLSAPPQLSSLRPDQHLPLPAGDLRAAGLSEALDHSPEFLPVPGAAVSARLLDPATPTEFWGPGGHSANSPTVPPALPAAAAHGPPAAGRCLVPALAEDTAEDVLCWGAGAPHPQSPEPAACGALTQPGPHLDGVLLCHQAGVQWHYLGSQQPQQFSCLSLWSSWDYRLECNGTISAHWNFHLLGSSNSSASASQVAGTTGEDTEVHRGESPARDCTARTQRKLARGWSLPWARCPSRFLPRMEATPEPSTGPIYPTLYKAVVP; encoded by the exons ATGAAGAGTTTTCACCGTAACTGGTGCAGACGCAGGAAGCCTGGGGGAGGAAGCGGGGGAAACTCGGCCATATCAAAGTCACACACCAGAGGAGGGGAGGCGCAGGGGCGGGCAGGGCAGGGGTTGGGGCATGGGTGTCCAAGACTTGTTCTTCTGTCCCTTCCAAGACCCAGCCGCAGAAGGCATGAGGGTCCCCCGGCCGAGATGACAGTGCTGGTGCCAGCCTGGAGTCCAACA ACTcgtctcctgctgctgctgctgctgagctcGGAACTCAGTGGGACCCAGGACTGCTCCTTCCAGTTCAGCCCCATCTCCTCCGACTTCGCTGCCAAAATCCGTGAGCTG TCTGACTACTTGCTTCAAGATTATCCGGTCACAGTGGCCTCCAATCTGCAGGACGTGAGTCACGTTGGGAGGGACCTAGGGTGGAGGTGGGGACCACAGACTCAAGATGCCCCACCCAGGCGAGTGCATAACCTGGTCCTCCCCTCTGCAAAGCCAGGAATCCGAGTCCCCTGCCCCTCTTCCCTCGGACCCAGCAGCCccggcccagcccctcctccctcggaCCCGTGGGTTCTCCCCCTAGGAGGAGCTCTGCGGCGCCCTCTGGCGGCTGGTCCTGGCACAGCGCTGGATGGAGCGGCTCAAGACTGTGGCTGGGTCCAAGATGCGAGGCTTGCTGGAGCGCGTGAACACGGAGATACACTTTGTCACCAAATGTGCCTTTCAG CCCCCCCGCAGCTGTCTTCGCTTCGTCCAGACCAACATCTCCCGCTTCCTGCAGGAGACCTCCGAGCAGCTGGTCTCTCTGAAGCCCTGGATCACTCGCCGGAATTTCTCCCGGTGCCTGGAGCTGCAGTGTCAGCCCG ACTCCTCGACCCTGCCACCCCCACAGAATTCTGGGGCCCTGGAGGCCACAGCGCCAACAGCCCCACCGTCCCCCCtgctcttcctgctgctgctgcccatGGGCCTCCTGCTGCTGGCCGCTGCCTGGTGCCTGCACTGGCAGAGGACACAGCAGAGGATGTCCTGTGCTGGGGAGCAG GTGCCCCCCATCCCCAGTCCCCAGAACCTGCTGCTTGTGGAGCATTGACCCAGCCGGGGCCTCATCTTG atggagtcttgctctgtcaccaggctggagtgcagtggcactatcttggctcacagcaacctcagcaattctcctgcctcagcctctggagtagctgggattacag gctggagtgcaatggcacgatttctgCTCACTGGAACTTTcatctgctgggttcaagcaattcttctgcctcggcctctcaagtagctgggactacag gggAAGACACTGAGGTACACAGAGGGGAGTCACCAGCCAGAGACTGCACAGCTCGGACACAGAGGAAGTTGGCTAGAGGATGGTCCCTTCCTTGGGCCCGATGCCCCTCTCGCTTCCTCCCCAGGATGGAGGCAACACCAGAACCCAGCACCGGCCCCATTTACCCAACTCTGTACAAAGCTGTTGTCCCATGA
- the FLT3LG gene encoding fms-related tyrosine kinase 3 ligand isoform X3, protein MKSFHRNWCRRRKPGGGSGGNSAISKSHTRGGEAQGRAGQGLGHGCPRLVLLSLPRPSRRRHEGPPAEMTVLVPAWSPTTRLLLLLLLSSELSGTQDCSFQFSPISSDFAAKIRELGGLHLSSSDPPTSASQSAGYYRREPLCWELSPLFEAKSDYLLQDYPVTVASNLQDVSHVGRDLGWRWGPQTQDAPPRRVHNLVLPSAKPGIRVPCPSSLGPSSPGPAPPPSDPWVLPLGGALRRPLAAGPGTALDGAAQDCGWVQDARLAGAREHGDTLCHQMCLSAPPQLSSLRPDQHLPLPAGDLRAAGLSEALDHSPEFLPVPGAAVSARLLDPATPTEFWGPGGHSANSPTVPPALPAAAAHGPPAAGRCLVPALAEDTAEDVLCWGAGAPHPQSPEPAACGALTQPGPHLGEDTEVHRGESPARDCTARTQRKLARGWSLPWARCPSRFLPRMEATPEPSTGPIYPTLYKAVVP, encoded by the exons ATGAAGAGTTTTCACCGTAACTGGTGCAGACGCAGGAAGCCTGGGGGAGGAAGCGGGGGAAACTCGGCCATATCAAAGTCACACACCAGAGGAGGGGAGGCGCAGGGGCGGGCAGGGCAGGGGTTGGGGCATGGGTGTCCAAGACTTGTTCTTCTGTCCCTTCCAAGACCCAGCCGCAGAAGGCATGAGGGTCCCCCGGCCGAGATGACAGTGCTGGTGCCAGCCTGGAGTCCAACA ACTcgtctcctgctgctgctgctgctgagctcGGAACTCAGTGGGACCCAGGACTGCTCCTTCCAGTTCAGCCCCATCTCCTCCGACTTCGCTGCCAAAATCCGTGAGCTG ggtggtctccatctgagctcaagcgatcctcccacctcggcctcccaaagtgctggatattacaggcgtgagccactgtgctgggagcTGTCGCCCCTTTTTGAGGCCAAG TCTGACTACTTGCTTCAAGATTATCCGGTCACAGTGGCCTCCAATCTGCAGGACGTGAGTCACGTTGGGAGGGACCTAGGGTGGAGGTGGGGACCACAGACTCAAGATGCCCCACCCAGGCGAGTGCATAACCTGGTCCTCCCCTCTGCAAAGCCAGGAATCCGAGTCCCCTGCCCCTCTTCCCTCGGACCCAGCAGCCccggcccagcccctcctccctcggaCCCGTGGGTTCTCCCCCTAGGAGGAGCTCTGCGGCGCCCTCTGGCGGCTGGTCCTGGCACAGCGCTGGATGGAGCGGCTCAAGACTGTGGCTGGGTCCAAGATGCGAGGCTTGCTGGAGCGCGTGAACACGGAGATACACTTTGTCACCAAATGTGCCTTTCAG CCCCCCCGCAGCTGTCTTCGCTTCGTCCAGACCAACATCTCCCGCTTCCTGCAGGAGACCTCCGAGCAGCTGGTCTCTCTGAAGCCCTGGATCACTCGCCGGAATTTCTCCCGGTGCCTGGAGCTGCAGTGTCAGCCCG ACTCCTCGACCCTGCCACCCCCACAGAATTCTGGGGCCCTGGAGGCCACAGCGCCAACAGCCCCACCGTCCCCCCtgctcttcctgctgctgctgcccatGGGCCTCCTGCTGCTGGCCGCTGCCTGGTGCCTGCACTGGCAGAGGACACAGCAGAGGATGTCCTGTGCTGGGGAGCAG GTGCCCCCCATCCCCAGTCCCCAGAACCTGCTGCTTGTGGAGCATTGACCCAGCCGGGGCCTCATCTTG gggAAGACACTGAGGTACACAGAGGGGAGTCACCAGCCAGAGACTGCACAGCTCGGACACAGAGGAAGTTGGCTAGAGGATGGTCCCTTCCTTGGGCCCGATGCCCCTCTCGCTTCCTCCCCAGGATGGAGGCAACACCAGAACCCAGCACCGGCCCCATTTACCCAACTCTGTACAAAGCTGTTGTCCCATGA
- the FLT3LG gene encoding fms-related tyrosine kinase 3 ligand isoform X6 — protein MKSFHRNWCRRRKPGGGSGGNSAISKSHTRGGEAQGRAGQGLGHGCPRLVLLSLPRPSRRRHEGPPAEMTVLVPAWSPTTRLLLLLLLSSELSGTQDCSFQFSPISSDFAAKIRELGGLHLSSSDPPTSASQSAGYYRREPLCWELSPLFEAKSDYLLQDYPVTVASNLQDVSHVGRDLGWRWGPQTQDAPPRRVHNLVLPSAKPGIRVPCPSSLGPSSPGPAPPPSDPWVLPLGGALRRPLAAGPGTALDGAAQDCGWVQDARLAGAREHGDTLCHQMCLSAPPQLSSLRPDQHLPLPAGDLRAAGLSEALDHSPEFLPVPGAAVSARLLDPATPTEFWGPGGHSANSPTVPPALPAAAAHGPPAAGRCLVPALAEDTAEDVLCWGAGAPHPQSPEPAACGALTQPGPHLGWSAMARFLLTGTFICWVQAILLPRPLK, from the exons ATGAAGAGTTTTCACCGTAACTGGTGCAGACGCAGGAAGCCTGGGGGAGGAAGCGGGGGAAACTCGGCCATATCAAAGTCACACACCAGAGGAGGGGAGGCGCAGGGGCGGGCAGGGCAGGGGTTGGGGCATGGGTGTCCAAGACTTGTTCTTCTGTCCCTTCCAAGACCCAGCCGCAGAAGGCATGAGGGTCCCCCGGCCGAGATGACAGTGCTGGTGCCAGCCTGGAGTCCAACA ACTcgtctcctgctgctgctgctgctgagctcGGAACTCAGTGGGACCCAGGACTGCTCCTTCCAGTTCAGCCCCATCTCCTCCGACTTCGCTGCCAAAATCCGTGAGCTG ggtggtctccatctgagctcaagcgatcctcccacctcggcctcccaaagtgctggatattacaggcgtgagccactgtgctgggagcTGTCGCCCCTTTTTGAGGCCAAG TCTGACTACTTGCTTCAAGATTATCCGGTCACAGTGGCCTCCAATCTGCAGGACGTGAGTCACGTTGGGAGGGACCTAGGGTGGAGGTGGGGACCACAGACTCAAGATGCCCCACCCAGGCGAGTGCATAACCTGGTCCTCCCCTCTGCAAAGCCAGGAATCCGAGTCCCCTGCCCCTCTTCCCTCGGACCCAGCAGCCccggcccagcccctcctccctcggaCCCGTGGGTTCTCCCCCTAGGAGGAGCTCTGCGGCGCCCTCTGGCGGCTGGTCCTGGCACAGCGCTGGATGGAGCGGCTCAAGACTGTGGCTGGGTCCAAGATGCGAGGCTTGCTGGAGCGCGTGAACACGGAGATACACTTTGTCACCAAATGTGCCTTTCAG CCCCCCCGCAGCTGTCTTCGCTTCGTCCAGACCAACATCTCCCGCTTCCTGCAGGAGACCTCCGAGCAGCTGGTCTCTCTGAAGCCCTGGATCACTCGCCGGAATTTCTCCCGGTGCCTGGAGCTGCAGTGTCAGCCCG ACTCCTCGACCCTGCCACCCCCACAGAATTCTGGGGCCCTGGAGGCCACAGCGCCAACAGCCCCACCGTCCCCCCtgctcttcctgctgctgctgcccatGGGCCTCCTGCTGCTGGCCGCTGCCTGGTGCCTGCACTGGCAGAGGACACAGCAGAGGATGTCCTGTGCTGGGGAGCAG GTGCCCCCCATCCCCAGTCCCCAGAACCTGCTGCTTGTGGAGCATTGACCCAGCCGGGGCCTCATCTTG gctggagtgcaatggcacgatttctgCTCACTGGAACTTTcatctgctgggttcaagcaattcttctgcctcggcctctcaagtag
- the FLT3LG gene encoding fms-related tyrosine kinase 3 ligand isoform X11 produces the protein MKSFHRNWCRRRKPGGGSGGNSAISKSHTRGGEAQGRAGQGLGHGCPRLVLLSLPRPSRRRHEGPPAEMTVLVPAWSPTTRLLLLLLLSSELSGTQDCSFQFSPISSDFAAKIRELGGLHLSSSDPPTSASQSAGYYRREPLCWELSPLFEAKSDYLLQDYPVTVASNLQDEELCGALWRLVLAQRWMERLKTVAGSKMRGLLERVNTEIHFVTKCAFQPPRSCLRFVQTNISRFLQETSEQLVSLKPWITRRNFSRCLELQCQPGAPHPQSPEPAACGALTQPGPHLGEDTEVHRGESPARDCTARTQRKLARGWSLPWARCPSRFLPRMEATPEPSTGPIYPTLYKAVVP, from the exons ATGAAGAGTTTTCACCGTAACTGGTGCAGACGCAGGAAGCCTGGGGGAGGAAGCGGGGGAAACTCGGCCATATCAAAGTCACACACCAGAGGAGGGGAGGCGCAGGGGCGGGCAGGGCAGGGGTTGGGGCATGGGTGTCCAAGACTTGTTCTTCTGTCCCTTCCAAGACCCAGCCGCAGAAGGCATGAGGGTCCCCCGGCCGAGATGACAGTGCTGGTGCCAGCCTGGAGTCCAACA ACTcgtctcctgctgctgctgctgctgagctcGGAACTCAGTGGGACCCAGGACTGCTCCTTCCAGTTCAGCCCCATCTCCTCCGACTTCGCTGCCAAAATCCGTGAGCTG ggtggtctccatctgagctcaagcgatcctcccacctcggcctcccaaagtgctggatattacaggcgtgagccactgtgctgggagcTGTCGCCCCTTTTTGAGGCCAAG TCTGACTACTTGCTTCAAGATTATCCGGTCACAGTGGCCTCCAATCTGCAGGAC GAGGAGCTCTGCGGCGCCCTCTGGCGGCTGGTCCTGGCACAGCGCTGGATGGAGCGGCTCAAGACTGTGGCTGGGTCCAAGATGCGAGGCTTGCTGGAGCGCGTGAACACGGAGATACACTTTGTCACCAAATGTGCCTTTCAG CCCCCCCGCAGCTGTCTTCGCTTCGTCCAGACCAACATCTCCCGCTTCCTGCAGGAGACCTCCGAGCAGCTGGTCTCTCTGAAGCCCTGGATCACTCGCCGGAATTTCTCCCGGTGCCTGGAGCTGCAGTGTCAGCCCG GTGCCCCCCATCCCCAGTCCCCAGAACCTGCTGCTTGTGGAGCATTGACCCAGCCGGGGCCTCATCTTG gggAAGACACTGAGGTACACAGAGGGGAGTCACCAGCCAGAGACTGCACAGCTCGGACACAGAGGAAGTTGGCTAGAGGATGGTCCCTTCCTTGGGCCCGATGCCCCTCTCGCTTCCTCCCCAGGATGGAGGCAACACCAGAACCCAGCACCGGCCCCATTTACCCAACTCTGTACAAAGCTGTTGTCCCATGA
- the FLT3LG gene encoding fms-related tyrosine kinase 3 ligand isoform X13, with translation MKSFHRNWCRRRKPGGGSGGNSAISKSHTRGGEAQGRAGQGLGHGCPRLVLLSLPRPSRRRHEGPPAEMTVLVPAWSPTTRLLLLLLLSSELSGTQDCSFQFSPISSDFAAKIRELGGLHLSSSDPPTSASQSAGYYRREPLCWELSPLFEAKSDYLLQDYPVTVASNLQDEELCGALWRLVLAQRWMERLKTVAGSKMRGLLERVNTEIHFVTKCAFQPPRSCLRFVQTNISRFLQETSEQLVSLKPWITRRNFSRCLELQCQPGEDTEVHRGESPARDCTARTQRKLARGWSLPWARCPSRFLPRMEATPEPSTGPIYPTLYKAVVP, from the exons ATGAAGAGTTTTCACCGTAACTGGTGCAGACGCAGGAAGCCTGGGGGAGGAAGCGGGGGAAACTCGGCCATATCAAAGTCACACACCAGAGGAGGGGAGGCGCAGGGGCGGGCAGGGCAGGGGTTGGGGCATGGGTGTCCAAGACTTGTTCTTCTGTCCCTTCCAAGACCCAGCCGCAGAAGGCATGAGGGTCCCCCGGCCGAGATGACAGTGCTGGTGCCAGCCTGGAGTCCAACA ACTcgtctcctgctgctgctgctgctgagctcGGAACTCAGTGGGACCCAGGACTGCTCCTTCCAGTTCAGCCCCATCTCCTCCGACTTCGCTGCCAAAATCCGTGAGCTG ggtggtctccatctgagctcaagcgatcctcccacctcggcctcccaaagtgctggatattacaggcgtgagccactgtgctgggagcTGTCGCCCCTTTTTGAGGCCAAG TCTGACTACTTGCTTCAAGATTATCCGGTCACAGTGGCCTCCAATCTGCAGGAC GAGGAGCTCTGCGGCGCCCTCTGGCGGCTGGTCCTGGCACAGCGCTGGATGGAGCGGCTCAAGACTGTGGCTGGGTCCAAGATGCGAGGCTTGCTGGAGCGCGTGAACACGGAGATACACTTTGTCACCAAATGTGCCTTTCAG CCCCCCCGCAGCTGTCTTCGCTTCGTCCAGACCAACATCTCCCGCTTCCTGCAGGAGACCTCCGAGCAGCTGGTCTCTCTGAAGCCCTGGATCACTCGCCGGAATTTCTCCCGGTGCCTGGAGCTGCAGTGTCAGCCCG gggAAGACACTGAGGTACACAGAGGGGAGTCACCAGCCAGAGACTGCACAGCTCGGACACAGAGGAAGTTGGCTAGAGGATGGTCCCTTCCTTGGGCCCGATGCCCCTCTCGCTTCCTCCCCAGGATGGAGGCAACACCAGAACCCAGCACCGGCCCCATTTACCCAACTCTGTACAAAGCTGTTGTCCCATGA
- the FLT3LG gene encoding fms-related tyrosine kinase 3 ligand isoform X14 yields the protein MKSFHRNWCRRRKPGGGSGGNSAISKSHTRGGEAQGRAGQGLGHGCPRLVLLSLPRPSRRRHEGPPAEMTVLVPAWSPTTRLLLLLLLSSELSGTQDCSFQFSPISSDFAAKIRELGGLHLSSSDPPTSASQSAGYYRREPLCWELSPLFEAKSDYLLQDYPVTVASNLQDEELCGALWRLVLAQRWMERLKTVAGSKMRGLLERVNTEIHFVTKCAFQETSEQLVSLKPWITRRNFSRCLELQCQPDSSTLPPPQNSGALEATAPTAPPSPLLFLLLLPMGLLLLAAAWCLHWQRTQQRMSCAGEQVPPIPSPQNLLLVEH from the exons ATGAAGAGTTTTCACCGTAACTGGTGCAGACGCAGGAAGCCTGGGGGAGGAAGCGGGGGAAACTCGGCCATATCAAAGTCACACACCAGAGGAGGGGAGGCGCAGGGGCGGGCAGGGCAGGGGTTGGGGCATGGGTGTCCAAGACTTGTTCTTCTGTCCCTTCCAAGACCCAGCCGCAGAAGGCATGAGGGTCCCCCGGCCGAGATGACAGTGCTGGTGCCAGCCTGGAGTCCAACA ACTcgtctcctgctgctgctgctgctgagctcGGAACTCAGTGGGACCCAGGACTGCTCCTTCCAGTTCAGCCCCATCTCCTCCGACTTCGCTGCCAAAATCCGTGAGCTG ggtggtctccatctgagctcaagcgatcctcccacctcggcctcccaaagtgctggatattacaggcgtgagccactgtgctgggagcTGTCGCCCCTTTTTGAGGCCAAG TCTGACTACTTGCTTCAAGATTATCCGGTCACAGTGGCCTCCAATCTGCAGGAC GAGGAGCTCTGCGGCGCCCTCTGGCGGCTGGTCCTGGCACAGCGCTGGATGGAGCGGCTCAAGACTGTGGCTGGGTCCAAGATGCGAGGCTTGCTGGAGCGCGTGAACACGGAGATACACTTTGTCACCAAATGTGCCTTTCAG GAGACCTCCGAGCAGCTGGTCTCTCTGAAGCCCTGGATCACTCGCCGGAATTTCTCCCGGTGCCTGGAGCTGCAGTGTCAGCCCG ACTCCTCGACCCTGCCACCCCCACAGAATTCTGGGGCCCTGGAGGCCACAGCGCCAACAGCCCCACCGTCCCCCCtgctcttcctgctgctgctgcccatGGGCCTCCTGCTGCTGGCCGCTGCCTGGTGCCTGCACTGGCAGAGGACACAGCAGAGGATGTCCTGTGCTGGGGAGCAG GTGCCCCCCATCCCCAGTCCCCAGAACCTGCTGCTTGTGGAGCATTGA
- the FLT3LG gene encoding fms-related tyrosine kinase 3 ligand isoform X19, translating to MKSFHRNWCRRRKPGGGSGGNSAISKSHTRGGEAQGRAGQGLGHGCPRLVLLSLPRPSRRRHEGPPAEMTVLVPAWSPTTRLLLLLLLSSELSGTQDCSFQFSPISSDFAAKIRELGGLHLSSSDPPTSASQSAGYYRREPLCWELSPLFEAKSDYLLQDYPVTVASNLQDEELCGALWRLVLAQRWMERLKTVAGSKMRGLLERVNTEIHFVTKCAFQETSEQLVSLKPWITRRNFSRCLELQCQPGEDTEVHRGESPARDCTARTQRKLARGWSLPWARCPSRFLPRMEATPEPSTGPIYPTLYKAVVP from the exons ATGAAGAGTTTTCACCGTAACTGGTGCAGACGCAGGAAGCCTGGGGGAGGAAGCGGGGGAAACTCGGCCATATCAAAGTCACACACCAGAGGAGGGGAGGCGCAGGGGCGGGCAGGGCAGGGGTTGGGGCATGGGTGTCCAAGACTTGTTCTTCTGTCCCTTCCAAGACCCAGCCGCAGAAGGCATGAGGGTCCCCCGGCCGAGATGACAGTGCTGGTGCCAGCCTGGAGTCCAACA ACTcgtctcctgctgctgctgctgctgagctcGGAACTCAGTGGGACCCAGGACTGCTCCTTCCAGTTCAGCCCCATCTCCTCCGACTTCGCTGCCAAAATCCGTGAGCTG ggtggtctccatctgagctcaagcgatcctcccacctcggcctcccaaagtgctggatattacaggcgtgagccactgtgctgggagcTGTCGCCCCTTTTTGAGGCCAAG TCTGACTACTTGCTTCAAGATTATCCGGTCACAGTGGCCTCCAATCTGCAGGAC GAGGAGCTCTGCGGCGCCCTCTGGCGGCTGGTCCTGGCACAGCGCTGGATGGAGCGGCTCAAGACTGTGGCTGGGTCCAAGATGCGAGGCTTGCTGGAGCGCGTGAACACGGAGATACACTTTGTCACCAAATGTGCCTTTCAG GAGACCTCCGAGCAGCTGGTCTCTCTGAAGCCCTGGATCACTCGCCGGAATTTCTCCCGGTGCCTGGAGCTGCAGTGTCAGCCCG gggAAGACACTGAGGTACACAGAGGGGAGTCACCAGCCAGAGACTGCACAGCTCGGACACAGAGGAAGTTGGCTAGAGGATGGTCCCTTCCTTGGGCCCGATGCCCCTCTCGCTTCCTCCCCAGGATGGAGGCAACACCAGAACCCAGCACCGGCCCCATTTACCCAACTCTGTACAAAGCTGTTGTCCCATGA
- the FLT3LG gene encoding fms-related tyrosine kinase 3 ligand isoform X8, whose protein sequence is MKSFHRNWCRRRKPGGGSGGNSAISKSHTRGGEAQGRAGQGLGHGCPRLVLLSLPRPSRRRHEGPPAEMTVLVPAWSPTTRLLLLLLLSSELSGTQDCSFQFSPISSDFAAKIRELGGLHLSSSDPPTSASQSAGYYRREPLCWELSPLFEAKSDYLLQDYPVTVASNLQDEELCGALWRLVLAQRWMERLKTVAGSKMRGLLERVNTEIHFVTKCAFQETSEQLVSLKPWITRRNFSRCLELQCQPGAPHPQSPEPAACGALTQPGPHLDGVLLCHQAGVQWHYLGSQQPQQFSCLSLWSSWDYRLECNGTISAHWNFHLLGSSNSSASASQVAGTTGEDTEVHRGESPARDCTARTQRKLARGWSLPWARCPSRFLPRMEATPEPSTGPIYPTLYKAVVP, encoded by the exons ATGAAGAGTTTTCACCGTAACTGGTGCAGACGCAGGAAGCCTGGGGGAGGAAGCGGGGGAAACTCGGCCATATCAAAGTCACACACCAGAGGAGGGGAGGCGCAGGGGCGGGCAGGGCAGGGGTTGGGGCATGGGTGTCCAAGACTTGTTCTTCTGTCCCTTCCAAGACCCAGCCGCAGAAGGCATGAGGGTCCCCCGGCCGAGATGACAGTGCTGGTGCCAGCCTGGAGTCCAACA ACTcgtctcctgctgctgctgctgctgagctcGGAACTCAGTGGGACCCAGGACTGCTCCTTCCAGTTCAGCCCCATCTCCTCCGACTTCGCTGCCAAAATCCGTGAGCTG ggtggtctccatctgagctcaagcgatcctcccacctcggcctcccaaagtgctggatattacaggcgtgagccactgtgctgggagcTGTCGCCCCTTTTTGAGGCCAAG TCTGACTACTTGCTTCAAGATTATCCGGTCACAGTGGCCTCCAATCTGCAGGAC GAGGAGCTCTGCGGCGCCCTCTGGCGGCTGGTCCTGGCACAGCGCTGGATGGAGCGGCTCAAGACTGTGGCTGGGTCCAAGATGCGAGGCTTGCTGGAGCGCGTGAACACGGAGATACACTTTGTCACCAAATGTGCCTTTCAG GAGACCTCCGAGCAGCTGGTCTCTCTGAAGCCCTGGATCACTCGCCGGAATTTCTCCCGGTGCCTGGAGCTGCAGTGTCAGCCCG GTGCCCCCCATCCCCAGTCCCCAGAACCTGCTGCTTGTGGAGCATTGACCCAGCCGGGGCCTCATCTTG atggagtcttgctctgtcaccaggctggagtgcagtggcactatcttggctcacagcaacctcagcaattctcctgcctcagcctctggagtagctgggattacag gctggagtgcaatggcacgatttctgCTCACTGGAACTTTcatctgctgggttcaagcaattcttctgcctcggcctctcaagtagctgggactacag gggAAGACACTGAGGTACACAGAGGGGAGTCACCAGCCAGAGACTGCACAGCTCGGACACAGAGGAAGTTGGCTAGAGGATGGTCCCTTCCTTGGGCCCGATGCCCCTCTCGCTTCCTCCCCAGGATGGAGGCAACACCAGAACCCAGCACCGGCCCCATTTACCCAACTCTGTACAAAGCTGTTGTCCCATGA
- the FLT3LG gene encoding fms-related tyrosine kinase 3 ligand isoform X20 has protein sequence MTVLVPAWSPTTRLLLLLLLSSELSGTQDCSFQFSPISSDFAAKIRELGGLHLSSSDPPTSASQSAGYYRREPLCWELSPLFEAKSDYLLQDYPVTVASNLQDEELCGALWRLVLAQRWMERLKTVAGSKMRGLLERVNTEIHFVTKCAFQPPRSCLRFVQTNISRFLQETSEQLVSLKPWITRRNFSRCLELQCQPDSSTLPPPQNSGALEATAPTAPPSPLLFLLLLPMGLLLLAAAWCLHWQRTQQRMSCAGEQVPPIPSPQNLLLVEH, from the exons ATGACAGTGCTGGTGCCAGCCTGGAGTCCAACA ACTcgtctcctgctgctgctgctgctgagctcGGAACTCAGTGGGACCCAGGACTGCTCCTTCCAGTTCAGCCCCATCTCCTCCGACTTCGCTGCCAAAATCCGTGAGCTG ggtggtctccatctgagctcaagcgatcctcccacctcggcctcccaaagtgctggatattacaggcgtgagccactgtgctgggagcTGTCGCCCCTTTTTGAGGCCAAG TCTGACTACTTGCTTCAAGATTATCCGGTCACAGTGGCCTCCAATCTGCAGGAC GAGGAGCTCTGCGGCGCCCTCTGGCGGCTGGTCCTGGCACAGCGCTGGATGGAGCGGCTCAAGACTGTGGCTGGGTCCAAGATGCGAGGCTTGCTGGAGCGCGTGAACACGGAGATACACTTTGTCACCAAATGTGCCTTTCAG CCCCCCCGCAGCTGTCTTCGCTTCGTCCAGACCAACATCTCCCGCTTCCTGCAGGAGACCTCCGAGCAGCTGGTCTCTCTGAAGCCCTGGATCACTCGCCGGAATTTCTCCCGGTGCCTGGAGCTGCAGTGTCAGCCCG ACTCCTCGACCCTGCCACCCCCACAGAATTCTGGGGCCCTGGAGGCCACAGCGCCAACAGCCCCACCGTCCCCCCtgctcttcctgctgctgctgcccatGGGCCTCCTGCTGCTGGCCGCTGCCTGGTGCCTGCACTGGCAGAGGACACAGCAGAGGATGTCCTGTGCTGGGGAGCAG GTGCCCCCCATCCCCAGTCCCCAGAACCTGCTGCTTGTGGAGCATTGA